Proteins from one Coregonus clupeaformis isolate EN_2021a chromosome 25, ASM2061545v1, whole genome shotgun sequence genomic window:
- the c25h2orf50 gene encoding uncharacterized protein C2orf50 homolog, with protein sequence MDTKGNKRATSAGYRLPDRPNVALISQSSVSVYKLPPDRTRTPGGGESPWQTPLSRDPVKQDQVWREFVRAERNGVKEWQKNWSFLKNYDQLGNHRAERPLPNYVPVFSDHLPNTTNQMFGSRVCTPLGRELMRMDKLLIGSYSKCKQGPDMQPC encoded by the exons ATGGATACGAAAGGCAACAAACGCGCAACTTCAGCAGGCTACCGATTGCCAGACCGACCTAACGTCGCTTTGATATCACAGTCCTCCGTCTCTGTGTACAAACTTCCGCCGGACAGGACTCGAACCCCCGGCGGCGGAGAGAGTCCTTGGCAGACCCCCTTGTCTCGCGACCCAGTCAAACAGGATCAAGTGTGGCGCGAGTTCGTGCGCGCAGAGAGGAATGGAGTGAAAGAATG GCAGAAGAATTGGAGTTTTCTCAAGAACTATGATCAGCTG GGTAACCACAGAGCAGAGAGACCTTTACCAAACTATGTGCCAGTGTTTTCTGACCATCTCCCCAACACCACCAACCAGATGTTTGGGAGTCGTGTGTGCACACCACTGGGTAGGGAGCTGATGAGAATGGATAAGCTGTTAATTGGAAGCTATAGCAAGTGCAAGCAGGGTCCAGATATGCAGCCTTGCTAG
- the LOC123481876 gene encoding protein transport protein Sec16A-like yields the protein MEGGGGVFPKTSVSAQREGILPKACVHVKNGDNRPQPPSIVPMVGRKWEWDGGVYTSLVDFYSKRRDVRSRHVVHPAMMSITKPEHSEANPQSQTGSRPVAEPETPAAKNTPNNGGWLSWVFWRGKEVNPKEDHLPEDKDKSIVWDPTMHRWVDKTEPKAEQKPVPPPPPMGINGSMELWQSPQRCESLLHESSRSMGQLSQDALP from the exons atggaggggggggggggggtcttccCAAAGACCAGCGTCTCTGCACAGAGGGAAGGGATCCTCCCGAAAGCCTGCGTCCATGTGAAGAACGGAGACAATCGTCCACAACCACCATCCATCGTCCCCATGGTGGGACGAAAGTGGGAATGGGATGGTGGAGTGTATACGTCACTTGTAGATTTCTATTCCAAGAGAAGAG ATGTCCGGAGTAGACATGTTGTGCATCCTGCTATGATGTCCATCACCAAGCCAGAACACTCCGAGGCCAACCCTCAAAGCCAGACTGGCAGCCGGCCAGTGGCTGAGCCTGAGACCCCTGCTGCTAAGAACACACCAAACAATGGTGGCTGGCTCAGCTGGGTCTTCTGGAGGGGAAAAGAGGTTAATCCGAAGGAGGATCATCTACCCGAGGATAAAGACAAATCG ATTGTCTGGGATCCAACCATGCACAGATGGGTTGACAAAACTGAGCCCAAGGCTGAG CAAAAGCCTGTGCCACCACCTCCCCCGATGGGAATTAATGGATCTATGGAACTCTGGCAGTCTCCCCAAAGGTGTGAATCCTTACTCCATGAAAGCAG TAGGTCTATGGGACAATTATCCCAGGATGCTCTACCCTGA